One Streptomyces sp. NBC_00554 DNA segment encodes these proteins:
- a CDS encoding acyl-CoA carboxylase subunit beta produces the protein MTVLDEAESSGEPTDARGRVAELHAIRADALRGPSEKATAAQHAKGKLTARERIELLLDAGSFQEVEQLRRHRATGFGLEAKKPYTDGVITGWGTVEGRTVFVYAHDFRIFGGALGEAHATKIHKIMDMAIAAGAPLVSLNDGAGARIQEGVSALAGYGGIFQRNTRASGVIPQISVMLGPCAGGAAYSPALTDFVFMVRETSQMFITGPDVVKAVTGEEITQNGLGGADVHAETSGVAHFAYDDEETCIAEVRYLLSMLPQNNRENPPRVASEDPADRRSDVLLDLVPADGNRPYDMTKVIEELVDDGDYLEVHERWARNIICALARLDGQVVGIVANQPQSLAGVLDIEASEKAARFVQMCDAFNIPIVTLLDVPGFLPGVDQEHGGIIRHGAKLLYAYCNATVPRISLILRKAYGGAYIVMDSQSIGADLTFAWPTNEIAVMGAEGAANVIFRRQIAEAEDPEAMRVRMVKEYKAELMHPYYAAERGLVDDVIDPAETREVLVKSLAMLHSKHADLPSRKHGNPPQ, from the coding sequence ATGACCGTTTTGGATGAGGCCGAATCCTCAGGCGAACCCACGGACGCACGCGGGCGCGTGGCCGAGCTGCACGCGATCCGTGCGGATGCGCTGCGGGGCCCCAGCGAGAAGGCGACCGCCGCGCAGCACGCCAAGGGCAAGCTGACCGCGCGCGAGCGTATCGAGCTCCTGCTGGACGCGGGCTCGTTCCAGGAGGTCGAGCAACTGCGCCGGCACCGGGCGACCGGGTTCGGCCTGGAGGCGAAGAAGCCGTACACCGACGGTGTCATCACCGGCTGGGGCACGGTCGAGGGCCGCACGGTCTTCGTGTACGCCCATGACTTCCGCATCTTCGGCGGCGCGCTGGGCGAGGCCCACGCCACGAAGATCCACAAGATCATGGACATGGCCATCGCGGCCGGAGCGCCGCTGGTCTCCCTCAACGACGGCGCGGGAGCCCGTATCCAGGAGGGCGTCTCGGCGCTCGCCGGCTACGGCGGCATCTTCCAGCGCAACACCAGGGCCTCCGGTGTCATCCCGCAGATCAGCGTGATGCTCGGCCCGTGCGCGGGCGGCGCGGCCTACAGCCCCGCCCTCACCGACTTCGTGTTCATGGTCCGCGAGACCTCGCAGATGTTCATCACGGGCCCGGACGTCGTCAAGGCCGTCACCGGCGAGGAGATCACCCAGAACGGCCTGGGTGGCGCCGACGTGCACGCCGAGACCTCCGGCGTCGCGCACTTCGCGTACGACGACGAGGAGACCTGCATCGCCGAGGTGCGCTACCTCCTGTCGATGCTCCCGCAGAACAACCGTGAGAACCCGCCGCGCGTCGCGTCCGAGGACCCCGCCGACCGCCGCTCGGACGTCCTCCTCGACCTGGTTCCCGCGGACGGCAACCGCCCGTACGACATGACGAAGGTGATCGAGGAGCTCGTCGACGACGGCGACTACCTTGAGGTGCACGAGCGTTGGGCCCGCAACATCATCTGCGCGCTGGCCCGTCTAGACGGCCAGGTCGTCGGCATCGTCGCCAACCAGCCGCAGTCGCTCGCGGGTGTGCTGGACATCGAGGCCTCCGAAAAAGCTGCGCGCTTTGTCCAGATGTGTGACGCTTTTAACATCCCGATCGTCACTCTTCTGGATGTCCCCGGGTTCCTTCCCGGTGTCGACCAGGAGCACGGCGGAATCATCCGGCACGGCGCGAAGCTGCTGTACGCGTACTGCAACGCGACGGTGCCGAGGATCTCGCTGATCCTGCGCAAGGCGTACGGAGGTGCGTACATCGTCATGGACAGCCAGTCCATCGGCGCGGACCTCACGTTCGCCTGGCCGACGAACGAGATCGCCGTGATGGGCGCGGAAGGCGCAGCGAACGTCATCTTCCGCCGCCAGATCGCGGAGGCGGAGGACCCCGAGGCGATGCGCGTACGCATGGTCAAGGAGTACAAGGCCGAGCTGATGCACCCCTACTACGCGGCCGAGCGGGGCCTTGTCGACGACGTCATCGACCCCGCCGAGACCCGCGAGGTGCTCGTCAAGTCCCTCGCGATGCTGCACTCCAAGCACGCGGACCTGCCCTCCCGCAAGCACGGCAACCCCCC